The DNA region TTTCCTTCGGTGAATTCGGGTTAAAGGCCCTCGAGCCGGGATGGATTACCTCACGGCAGATAGAGGCTGCGAGAATAGCCATTACACGGCATGTGAAGAGGGGGTGCAAGGTCTGGATAAGGATATTCCCGGACAAGCCGATAACGAAGAAACCTGCCGAAACGAGAATGGGGAAAGGCAAAGGGTCGCCTGAGTATTGGGTGGCTGTGGTGAGGCCCGGCAGGGTACTCTATGAGATGTCGGGTGTGACCCAGGAAGTTGCGAAGGCGGCATTCAGGCTTGCAGCGCATAAACTTCCCATCGCGACCAAATTCGTCAGCAGGGAGGAGATTGCAACATGAAGCCGTCCGCATTGCGAGAATTGACGATCGATGAACTCAGGCAGAAGGATCAGGATCTGAGAAGGGAGCTCTTTAACCTGAGGTTTCGCCTCGCCACGGGCGAAGTGGAAAACCCGATGCGTATTCGTGCCGTGCGAAAGGACATAGCAAGAGTTTTAACGGTGATAGCGGCAAGACAGAAGACCGAACAGGGTCTCACTGGGCGCTGAGAGAGGTAGGGAATGCCAAAGAAAATTTATACGGGTAAGGTTGTGAGCGACAAGATGGAGAAGACCGTAGTGGTGGCGGTCACGCGTCTCTATCAACACCCTGTCTATAGGAAGACGGTGAAACAGGTCACGAAATTCAAGGTCCATGACGGGGAGAAAAAGTGCAAGGCAGGGGATACGGTATCCATCATCGAAACCAGGCCGTTGAGCAAAGAGGAGAGATGGGCGGTTCTGGAGATAATAGAAAAGGGTTAAGGAGTGAATTGCGATGATTCAACCAAGGAGCATGCTCGATGTGGCGGACAATTCGGGTGCAAAGAAGGTCCAGTGCATAAAAGTCATGGGAGGCTTCCATAAAAGGTATGCGAGGCTTGGCGATATCGTGGTAGTGAGTGTGAAAGAAGCGATTCCCGACAGCAATATCAAGAAGGGCGAAAAGGCAAAGGCCGTTGTCGTGAGGACGAAGAAGGAACACCGGAGACCTGACGGTACCTATATCAGGTTTGATCAGAATGCCGTAGTGCTCATTAACGCGCAGAATGAACCGATAGGCACGAGGATATTCGGACCCGTGGCGCGCGAGCTGAGGTGGAAGGAATTTATGAAGATCATTTCGTTGGCCCCAGAGGTTCTTTAGGAGGTTTCCATGGGCTTAGCAATCAAGAGACAGGATACCGTACAGGTAGTCGCCGGCAAGGAGAGGGGCAAGAAAGGCCGCGTTCTTTCGGTGATGCCCGCGAAAGATCAGCTCATTATCGAGAAGGTCAATGTCATCAAACGCCACATGAAACCGAGCAAGAAGTATTCCCAGGGCGGAATCATCGAAAAAGAGGCGCCCATTCATATATCCAATGTGATGCTCATCTGTCCGAAATGTGACAAGGCCACGCGCATCGCCAATGTTGTGCTCGAAGGCGGCAAGAAGGTGAGGGCATGCAAGAAATGTAAGGAGGTCATTGACCAGTAATGGTTCCGAGATTGAAGGAAAGGTACGGCAAGGATGTGGTACCGGCACTCATGAAAGAGTTTTCCTACGGCAATATCATGGAAGTCCCGAGACTGCAGAAAATCGTGATCAATGTCGGTCTCGGAGAGGCGATACAAAATATTAAGCTCCTGGACGCCGCCCAAAAGGAACTCTCGATGATTACGGGGCAGAAGGCTGTTCAGACGAAGGCAAAGAAATCCATCGCAGGATTCAAGCTGAGAGAGGGGATGCCCATAGGGTGCAAGGTGACCTTGAGAGGAGACAGGATGTATGAATTTCTTGACAGGCTTATCAGTGTCGCCCTTCCGAGGATACGAGATTTTAAGGGCGTTTCCGGCAAGGCCTTTGACGGGAAAGGTAACTATGCCCTCGGCATAAAGGAGCAGTTTATTTTCCCGGAGATCGATTATGACAAAGTTGAGATGGTGCACGGAATGGACGTCATCATGTGCACTACGGCGAAGACGGATGCGGAGAGCAAGGCTCTTTTACGGCATCTCGGCATGCCTTTCAGGAAATAAGCGCTTTCTATAAACGGTGCCTATGAAGTCCGAGACTTCATAGGGGCAGAGGTGATGATGGCTAAAAAGTGCATGATAGAAAAGGTTAAGAGAGAACCGAAGTTTGCGGTAAGGGCCTATAACAGGTGCAGGGTCTGCGGAAGACCGAGGGCCTTCCTCCGAAAGTTCGGGATGTGCAGAATCTGTTTCAGAACGCTCGCGCTCCGGGGACAGATCCCGGGCGTGACGAAATCAAGCTGGTAGAGGTGAACGGATGTTAACTGACCCCATCGCAGACATGCTCACGAGAATACGGAATGCTGCACTGATAAGGGCTGAGAAGGTTGATGTCCCGGCCTCAAGGATCAAGCTCGAGATAGCCAAGATCCTCAAGGAAGAAGGATTCATCAGGGCATATAAGATATTAAAGGACAAGAAGCAGGGGATTCTCAGGTTGACCCTAAAGTATGTCGAAAACGAGAATGTGATCTCTGGGTTGAAAAGAGTGTCCAAACCGGGGCGAAGGGTATATGTGGGGAGCAAAGAGATTCCGCGCGTCATGGGAGGGGTCGGCATCGCTATCCTCACGACGCCCACAGGAA from Thermodesulfovibrionales bacterium includes:
- the rplP gene encoding 50S ribosomal protein L16 gives rise to the protein MLMPKKVKFRKMQKGNMNGKAYRGADVSFGEFGLKALEPGWITSRQIEAARIAITRHVKRGCKVWIRIFPDKPITKKPAETRMGKGKGSPEYWVAVVRPGRVLYEMSGVTQEVAKAAFRLAAHKLPIATKFVSREEIAT
- the rpmC gene encoding 50S ribosomal protein L29, producing the protein MKPSALRELTIDELRQKDQDLRRELFNLRFRLATGEVENPMRIRAVRKDIARVLTVIAARQKTEQGLTGR
- the rpsQ gene encoding 30S ribosomal protein S17, producing MPKKIYTGKVVSDKMEKTVVVAVTRLYQHPVYRKTVKQVTKFKVHDGEKKCKAGDTVSIIETRPLSKEERWAVLEIIEKG
- the rplN gene encoding 50S ribosomal protein L14, yielding MIQPRSMLDVADNSGAKKVQCIKVMGGFHKRYARLGDIVVVSVKEAIPDSNIKKGEKAKAVVVRTKKEHRRPDGTYIRFDQNAVVLINAQNEPIGTRIFGPVARELRWKEFMKIISLAPEVL
- the rplX gene encoding 50S ribosomal protein L24; this encodes MGLAIKRQDTVQVVAGKERGKKGRVLSVMPAKDQLIIEKVNVIKRHMKPSKKYSQGGIIEKEAPIHISNVMLICPKCDKATRIANVVLEGGKKVRACKKCKEVIDQ
- the rplE gene encoding 50S ribosomal protein L5, translating into MVPRLKERYGKDVVPALMKEFSYGNIMEVPRLQKIVINVGLGEAIQNIKLLDAAQKELSMITGQKAVQTKAKKSIAGFKLREGMPIGCKVTLRGDRMYEFLDRLISVALPRIRDFKGVSGKAFDGKGNYALGIKEQFIFPEIDYDKVEMVHGMDVIMCTTAKTDAESKALLRHLGMPFRK
- a CDS encoding type Z 30S ribosomal protein S14, with product MAKKCMIEKVKREPKFAVRAYNRCRVCGRPRAFLRKFGMCRICFRTLALRGQIPGVTKSSW
- the rpsH gene encoding 30S ribosomal protein S8; protein product: MLTDPIADMLTRIRNAALIRAEKVDVPASRIKLEIAKILKEEGFIRAYKILKDKKQGILRLTLKYVENENVISGLKRVSKPGRRVYVGSKEIPRVMGGVGIAILTTPTGILSDKSCRHSGIGGEVICYVW